The Leptospira langatensis DNA segment TGGCTCTCTTCGTATTCAACGAGTTGAAAGGTGCAGAGTTCGACCGAGAGATTAAATTCGAAATTTCTAATTTACCGATGATCAAAGGGGATCAATCGGTCATTCGACAATTATGGATAAATCTGATCTCGAACGCCATCAAATATACTCGTAAAAAGGAAGTCGCTTACATCGAGATCGGGTTTAAACAAGCGGATGAAGAGGTCGTATTCTTTGTGAAGGATAATGGGGCCGGCTTCAATATGCAGTATTATCATAAATTATTTGGGGTCTTTCAGAGACTTCATTCAAATTCGGATTTTGAAGGAACCGGCGTCGGGCTTGCGATTGTAAAGAGGATCGTTTCCCGTCATGGAGGAAGGATCTGGGCGGAATCCAAAGAAGGAGAAGGGACCACTTTCTATTTCACATTGCCGGGTCATTCCGAATAGGAATAGAAACGGTTAGAATTCTACTTGGCAGAGTAGAAAATGATCCGCAAGGTATGAAAGTATTTTGCAGGTATTCAAAAGAAATGAATTTTATTTTTCTCCTTCGCTTCTTAAGGATTGCGATCCTTTCCTTCGTTCTATTACAAAACTGTTTAACTCCTTCCGGAAATATTTTGGAATACAAGGCGCATTTTGTCCAAAGCGATCCGGAGGACATCCAACCGAAGATCCAAAATGGGAAAATCAGAGTCACATATCTGGGAACTAGCTCACTTTTGTTAGATGATGGAGAGACCCAAATATTGACAGATGGTTTCTTCTCCAGACCTTCTTTATTTCGCACTGCGTTCCGAAAAATTTCCTCTAACGAAGAAGAGATCAAATACGTAATGCTTCTCGCAGGAATTAAGAAATTAAAGGCGATCTTCGTTTGTCATTCGCATTACGATCATTCTATGGATGCCCCTTTTATTGCAAAGGAAACCAATTCCAAATTATTCGGCTCCATTTCCACATTGCAAATCGGAAGGGGAGAAGGCCTCCCTGAGGAGCAAATGGCGCTTTTCGAACCTGGAAAAAAGATCCAGATCGGAAAGTTTAGGATCACCGTCCTAGAATCCAAACATACTCCTCCTTTCCGTATATTAGGAAAAACAAATGCTTCTGACCCGAATCGGCCTCATCTAACCGAGCCATTGAAGCAGCCTGCAAAAGCGGAAGACTA contains these protein-coding regions:
- a CDS encoding MBL fold metallo-hydrolase — protein: MNFIFLLRFLRIAILSFVLLQNCLTPSGNILEYKAHFVQSDPEDIQPKIQNGKIRVTYLGTSSLLLDDGETQILTDGFFSRPSLFRTAFRKISSNEEEIKYVMLLAGIKKLKAIFVCHSHYDHSMDAPFIAKETNSKLFGSISTLQIGRGEGLPEEQMALFEPGKKIQIGKFRITVLESKHTPPFRILGKTNASDPNRPHLTEPLKQPAKAEDYIEGGTYDFLVEHGKNSLLIKGSTNYLEGAWKDLKVDVLFLGIAMLGKLDEDFQNKFYTETVGAVHPKIVIPVHWDNFFKPLSEPLEPNLSIGDDVKKGMEYMIQRTSQDGIQFQILRGFGSILLF